DNA sequence from the Paenibacillus azoreducens genome:
GCGGAGCTGCTTTTTGTTATTCTGCACGAGCACTTCGCCCAGCGTATTGTCCAGGTTCTTCGGCTCGTAAGCCACATACCCTTCCACCGTTTCGCTGAACAGGGTCAGACATACGAAATGAAGGTTCTCAGGGAACTTCGGACCACGGTCAAAGCCGCGGAAATCCTTGTTCGTGAACACTTGGGACAGCTGAATGGCCCGGTCCGGACGGAAGTTCAGGAATACGACGGAATCGCCGCTTTCCACTAAAGATACCGGCTGGCCGTTTTCATCCACGATCACCGTAGGTTCAACGAACTCGTCAAATACCGATTTATTGTAAGACTCTTCAACGGCTTGCACAGGATCGGTATATTTAGGTCCATCTCCGTACACGATCGCACGGTAGGACTTTTCTACGCGCTCCCAGCGTTTGTCGCGGTCCATGGCATAATAGCGACCCTGTACGGTCGCGATTTTACCCACGCCCACTTCATTGATTTTGGCCTGCAGATCCTGAATGAACTTCTTGCCGGAATCCGGAGACACGTCGCGTCCGTCGAGGAAAGCGTGAATGTATACTTCATGCATATCCTCTTTTTTCGCGAGGTCCAGCATGGCGAACATATGCTCAATGTGGCTATGTACGCCTCCATCCGACAGCAAGCCGTACAAATGCAGCTTTTTGCCTTTGTTTTTAGCGGAGCGAACCGCTTCTACCAGCGTTGGATTGTCATAAAATTCGCCTTCGCGGATCGATTTCGAAATCCGGGTCAAATCCTGGTAGACGATACGTCCCGCACCGATGTTCAAATGGCCTACTTCGGAGTTGCCCATTTGACCTTCAGGCAAACCTACAGCCTCACCGCATGCAGTAAGCGTTGAATGCGGATATTTGGCCATGAGGCGATCGTAGTTCGGCTTTTTGGCCTGTGCTACGGCATTGCCCTCTACGGTTCCGCGCAGCCCGAATCCGTCCATGATGATCAGTGCTACAGGTCTAGGTGCGGTCATCTTACTTCGCCCCCTGCACTAGCTGGATGTAGGAAGCCGGCTGCAAGCTGGCACCGCCGACAAGAGCGCCGTCGATATCGCTTTGGCCCATGTACTCGGCTACATTCTCAGGTTTCACGCTGCCGCCGTATTGAATGCGAACTTTGTTCGCAACTTCCTCTCCGTACAACCCTTTGACCAGGTCGCGGATGTAGGAAATCACTTCATTGGCATCTTGTGCAGTTGAAGATTTTCCCGTTCCAATGGCCCAGATCGGCTCGTAAGCAATGACAGCTTGTGCTGCCTGATCTGCTGACAGGCCTTTAAAAGCAGCTTCCGTTTGAACTTTGCAGACATCCTTCGTTTGGCCGGCTTCACGCTCTTCGAGCTTTTCGCCAACGCACACGATTGGTGTCAGGCCATGACGGAATGCCGCATGCATTTTTTTGTTGACCGTTTCGTCGGTTTCCGCAAAATAAGCGCGGCGCTCGGAATGCCCAATAATGACATAGTCGACACCCAGATCCTTCAGCATCACGCCGCTGATTTCACCCGTAAACGCGCCGTTGTCTTCGAAATGCAGGTTTTGGGCACCGATTTTGATGGAAGTGCCTTGAGCCGCTTCGACAAGAGCAGGAAGATTGGTGAAAGGCGCGCAAATAACGCTTTCCACGCCGCCTACTTCCGCTTTGCCTTTCACTTCTTCGATGAATGCCTTGGCTTCCGGAACCGTCTTAAACATTTTCCAGTTGCCCGCGATAATTGGTGTTCTCACATGCTTCAACTCCTTCTTAAATCAGGGTTTTGCAATATTCGGCCTTGCTTGGCCTTGCTTTCCAAGAATTGCAAAACCCCTATTTTCTTGCAAGCTGTAATCACCCGGATTATTTATCGTTAAGAGCTACGACGCCAGGAAGCGCCTTGCCTTCCATAAACTCCAGAGAAGCGCCGCCACCTGTAGAGATGTGGTTCATTTTGTCCGCCAGGTGGAATTTTTCCGTCGCTGCAGCGGAATCGCCGCCGCCGATAATGGTATAACCTTCAGTTTCGGCACAGGCTTCAGCCACTTCGCGCGTACCATTTGCGAATGGATCGATTTCAAATACGCCCATCGGTCCGTTCCATACGATCAGCTTGGAGTTTTTAATGACTTCGGCATACATGGCACGGGTTTTAGGTCCGATATCCACGCCTTCCCAAGTTTCTGGAATATTGCCTACATCTACGATTTCCATGTTGGCATCCGCTTTGAAGTCATCGGCAATCACGATGTCGACCGGAAGCAAGAAATTTTTGCCGAGGTCTTTCGCTTTTTGGATAAATCCGAGCGCTACATCCAATTTATCATTATCGCACAAAGACTGACCGATTTCATATCCTTGAGCTTTCATGAAGGTGTAGGACAATCCGCCGCCGATCAGTACATTGTCAGCAATGTTCAGCAGGTTGTTGATCACGTCGATTTTATCTTTGACTTTCGATCCGCCGATAATGGCAGTGAAAGGACGTTCAGGATTGGAGAGCGCTTTGCCCAGTACGCTTAATTCTTTCTCCATCAAAAGACCGGATACGGCTGGCAAGAAATGCGCGATGCCTTCTGTGGAAGCATGTGCGCGATGAGCCGCTCCAAAGGCGTCGTTAACGAACAAGTCCGCAAGCTCGGCAAATTGTTTGGCCAGCTCAGGGTCATTTTTCTCTTCGCCAGGGTAGAAGCGCACGTTTTCAAGCAGCAGCACGTCGCCGTTTTGCAATTTTTCGATTTCAGCCTTAACGGCCTCGCCTACAGCCTCGTCCACTTTCACCACCGGTTTGCCGAGCAGTTCGGACAGGCGTACAGCGGCAGGAGTCAGACGCATGGAATCCACAAATTGTCCTTTCGGACGGCCCATATGGCTTGCCAAAATGATTTTGGCGCCATGCTCGATCAAATATTTGATCGTTGGCAGCGTTTCGCGAATCCGTGTATCGTCAGTGATTTTTCCGTCTTCCAAAGGCACGTTGAAATCCACGCGCACAAACACGCGTTTGCCGTTAACTTCCACATCACGTACAGACTTTTTATTCATAGTTCGTTCCTCCGCAACCCATTTTTTTGTTTTTCAGGAATAACAGGGGTAACATATCGCAACCGGGATTTTTGCAATCCTCTTGTTTTTATCGATCTATACTCTCCAGATTCTCTATCCAAAAAAGACTTGCCCGCTTTGAAAACATTCCATTTACAAAGAGCGGAAACAAAAGGTTCTGTTTCCGCTCCATATGTTCGCTTTTGCTTGGCCGATCTTACTTAGCCAGTTTAGCGAAGTATTCCAATGTGCGAACCAATTGAGCTGTGTAGGACATTTCGTTGTCGTACCAAGCAACGGTTTTAACGAGCTGTTGGTCGCCTACAGTCAGAACTTTGGTTTGAGTAGCGTCGAACAAGGATCCGAAAGTCATGCCTTTGATGTCGGAAGATACGATTTGATCTTCAGTGTAGCCATAAGTTTCTGGGTCAGAAGCTTCTTTCATGGCTGCGTTGACTTCGTCAGCTGTTACTTTTTTGTTCAGTACAGTCACGAGTTCAGTCAGGGAACCTGTTGGAACTGGCACGCGTTGAGCTGCGCCGTCGAGTTTGCCTTGCAGTTCAGGGATTACCAGACCGATCGCTTTAGCGGCACCAGTTGTGTTAGGAATGATGTTTTCAGCAGCTGCGCGAGCGCGGCGGAAGTCACCTTTAGCGTGAGGAGCGTCCAAAGTGTTTTGGTCGCCTGTGTAAGCGTGAATTGTAGTCATCAGGCCTTCTACGACGCCGAACTTGTCATTCAGAACTTTCGCCATAGGAGCCAAGCAGTTCGTTGTGCAGGATGCGCCGGAAATAACGGTTTCGCTTCCGTCCAGAATTTCATGGTTCACATTGTAAACGACGGTTTTCATGTCGCCTGTAGCTGGAGCGGAGATTACGACTTTTTTCGCTCCGCCTTTCAGGTGAAGCTCAGCTTTTTCTTTGGTTGTGAAGAAGCCTGTGCACTCCAGAACGATGTCAACGCCGAGTTCTCCCCAAGGAAGTTCTTCAGGGTTGCGGTTAGCAAGAACCTTTACTTCTTTGCCGTTTACTTTGAAGAAGCCGTCATGAACTTCAACTTCTCCTTCGAATTTACCTTGAGTTGTATCATATTTAAGCAAATGAGCCAACATTTTAGCATCAGTCAAGTCGTTGATTGCAACCACTTCGATACCTTCCACATTTTGAATGCGGCGGAAAGCGAGTCGTCCGATACGTCCAAAACCGTTAATGCCTACTTTTACACTCATTGAATAGTCCTCCTAGAAAGTCGTTTTGTAGGGATTCCGCAAAAACCGGCATCGGCCGCAAAATCCGTTTTATTCAAAACAGGCATTGCCTGTATTGATAACCTCAAATTTGTTCATCGATTTGCCTGCAAATTTCGATTGCAGCCGCCTCATCCGTAACAAGGATATTCTCGTGGCCGAACTTCAGCACGGAATGAATAGCCTTCGCCTTATCCTTCCCGCCTGCGATCCCGATGACGATTTCGGTTCTGATGATGTCTTCGAGCCGCAAACCAAGCGTGATCATCCGATGGACAACCTCACCCTTTTCGTTAAAGTAGTAGCCAAAAGATTCAGCTACCGCTCCTTCCTTCTGGATCTCCTGTGCTGCAGTCGGGTCCAGCTTTCGGCGCCGGGTCATCTCCATCGCATCCCCAATGCCATGCACGATAATGCGGCACTGGCGGATCACCTGCACAATTTCCTGGATATTTCGGTCCTGCACAAGCGATTGGTACGCATCGTCGCTAAGCAAATCCGGCACATGCAGCAGCCGGTATTGAGCGCCTACGCGTTTTGCCATGGTAGAGGCAATGGTGTTCGCCTGGAATTCCACACTCTCGCCAAGACCGCCTCTGGCAGGCACAAACCAGCTGTTCTTCATCGATACCGACGCTTGCGGGTTCAGTGCCTCCGCAACGGTAGCTAATGTAGATCCGCCGGTGACGGCCACCGTGTCTTCCTGATTCATGACTCCGAGCAGAGCTTTGGCCCCTTCGCGTCCGAGATCCCGTTTGGTGACCGGTGAGGATTCGCAATCCCCCGGCACAACGACAACCTTTTGCAGATTGTATGCTCGGCGGATTTTCTCGGCCAGTTCATTGAGTCCAAACAGTTCCTTGGCCATTGGGCCCATCTCTTCGAGCAGCCTTCGTCCCGCTTCGCTGATCCTCA
Encoded proteins:
- the gap gene encoding type I glyceraldehyde-3-phosphate dehydrogenase; the protein is MSVKVGINGFGRIGRLAFRRIQNVEGIEVVAINDLTDAKMLAHLLKYDTTQGKFEGEVEVHDGFFKVNGKEVKVLANRNPEELPWGELGVDIVLECTGFFTTKEKAELHLKGGAKKVVISAPATGDMKTVVYNVNHEILDGSETVISGASCTTNCLAPMAKVLNDKFGVVEGLMTTIHAYTGDQNTLDAPHAKGDFRRARAAAENIIPNTTGAAKAIGLVIPELQGKLDGAAQRVPVPTGSLTELVTVLNKKVTADEVNAAMKEASDPETYGYTEDQIVSSDIKGMTFGSLFDATQTKVLTVGDQQLVKTVAWYDNEMSYTAQLVRTLEYFAKLAK
- a CDS encoding sugar-binding transcriptional regulator; its protein translation is MRKILEIQKQLLPDLMDILKTRYTILHQIMLSELIGRRTLAASLHMTERVLRAETDLLKAQGLIEIESSGMRISEAGRRLLEEMGPMAKELFGLNELAEKIRRAYNLQKVVVVPGDCESSPVTKRDLGREGAKALLGVMNQEDTVAVTGGSTLATVAEALNPQASVSMKNSWFVPARGGLGESVEFQANTIASTMAKRVGAQYRLLHVPDLLSDDAYQSLVQDRNIQEIVQVIRQCRIIVHGIGDAMEMTRRRKLDPTAAQEIQKEGAVAESFGYYFNEKGEVVHRMITLGLRLEDIIRTEIVIGIAGGKDKAKAIHSVLKFGHENILVTDEAAAIEICRQIDEQI
- the gpmI gene encoding 2,3-bisphosphoglycerate-independent phosphoglycerate mutase; its protein translation is MTAPRPVALIIMDGFGLRGTVEGNAVAQAKKPNYDRLMAKYPHSTLTACGEAVGLPEGQMGNSEVGHLNIGAGRIVYQDLTRISKSIREGEFYDNPTLVEAVRSAKNKGKKLHLYGLLSDGGVHSHIEHMFAMLDLAKKEDMHEVYIHAFLDGRDVSPDSGKKFIQDLQAKINEVGVGKIATVQGRYYAMDRDKRWERVEKSYRAIVYGDGPKYTDPVQAVEESYNKSVFDEFVEPTVIVDENGQPVSLVESGDSVVFLNFRPDRAIQLSQVFTNKDFRGFDRGPKFPENLHFVCLTLFSETVEGYVAYEPKNLDNTLGEVLVQNNKKQLRIAETEKYPHVTFFFSGGRDVELPGETRILINSPKVATYDLKPEMSAYEVADACVKEIEAEKHDAIILNFANPDMVGHSGMLEPTIKAVEVTDECMGKVVDAVIAKGGVAIIIADHGNADMVFDEEGRPFTAHTTNPVPFILTDENVTLRDGGILADVAPTILDLMQLPKPAEMNGESMIASRK
- a CDS encoding phosphoglycerate kinase; this translates as MNKKSVRDVEVNGKRVFVRVDFNVPLEDGKITDDTRIRETLPTIKYLIEHGAKIILASHMGRPKGQFVDSMRLTPAAVRLSELLGKPVVKVDEAVGEAVKAEIEKLQNGDVLLLENVRFYPGEEKNDPELAKQFAELADLFVNDAFGAAHRAHASTEGIAHFLPAVSGLLMEKELSVLGKALSNPERPFTAIIGGSKVKDKIDVINNLLNIADNVLIGGGLSYTFMKAQGYEIGQSLCDNDKLDVALGFIQKAKDLGKNFLLPVDIVIADDFKADANMEIVDVGNIPETWEGVDIGPKTRAMYAEVIKNSKLIVWNGPMGVFEIDPFANGTREVAEACAETEGYTIIGGGDSAAATEKFHLADKMNHISTGGGASLEFMEGKALPGVVALNDK
- the tpiA gene encoding triose-phosphate isomerase, coding for MRTPIIAGNWKMFKTVPEAKAFIEEVKGKAEVGGVESVICAPFTNLPALVEAAQGTSIKIGAQNLHFEDNGAFTGEISGVMLKDLGVDYVIIGHSERRAYFAETDETVNKKMHAAFRHGLTPIVCVGEKLEEREAGQTKDVCKVQTEAAFKGLSADQAAQAVIAYEPIWAIGTGKSSTAQDANEVISYIRDLVKGLYGEEVANKVRIQYGGSVKPENVAEYMGQSDIDGALVGGASLQPASYIQLVQGAK